One stretch of Chryseobacterium indologenes DNA includes these proteins:
- a CDS encoding MFS transporter produces the protein MNTRKNLILILASVGTFVEALDIAIINLTIPSIQEQFHIGAGTVQWLQTLYVLFFGGFLIIGGKLSDQIGRKKMFLLGALIFMLTSLGAGLSESFNMLAIFRALQGLGAAFVMPAALSIVTNTFREEQERNRAIGIFSSFAAIGSGSGLSVGGIISTYLSWHWVFLINVPILLITLILSYYYLPTDEKNEKAQKTDVISGILMVIGLLSLTYGTHELVHVKEQPFLVMGSLVVAVLLLVMVFFRLRTVAEPLFDLKLFKHGSLVVSNAVFFTLGAFFIGFLFLISLMLQKDMGYSAASAGLMLVPFSILSALTAKFILPHVSKRLSSSQMGVLGWSFMLGGGVMLLVSVYAGHPLTMVLLGAACISGIGMTFCFTALSVMGIQDVEPSHYGLASSLSSTSYFLGAGIGLSFMTLMSQVFPSEFAVGSLNLIVLISYALLALGMLFYFILKSLKMKQTEVAVSS, from the coding sequence ATGAATACAAGGAAAAATTTAATATTAATTTTAGCATCAGTGGGAACTTTTGTGGAAGCTTTGGATATTGCCATTATTAATTTAACCATTCCTTCTATTCAGGAACAGTTTCATATTGGGGCAGGAACCGTTCAGTGGTTACAAACCCTGTATGTATTATTTTTTGGAGGTTTTCTGATCATTGGAGGAAAACTTTCCGATCAGATAGGAAGAAAGAAGATGTTCTTATTGGGGGCGCTTATTTTCATGCTGACTTCACTGGGAGCTGGTCTTTCCGAAAGCTTCAATATGCTGGCTATATTTCGTGCACTACAGGGATTGGGAGCCGCCTTTGTGATGCCGGCAGCCTTGTCTATTGTAACCAATACTTTCAGAGAAGAACAGGAAAGAAACCGTGCTATCGGAATCTTCAGTTCTTTTGCTGCTATTGGTTCAGGAAGTGGCCTTTCGGTAGGAGGGATTATCAGTACCTACCTAAGCTGGCATTGGGTTTTCCTTATTAATGTCCCGATTCTTTTAATCACGTTGATTTTGTCTTATTATTATTTGCCAACAGATGAGAAAAATGAAAAGGCACAAAAAACAGATGTGATTTCCGGAATATTAATGGTTATTGGACTTTTAAGTCTTACGTATGGAACACACGAACTGGTTCATGTCAAAGAGCAACCTTTTCTTGTAATGGGTTCATTAGTGGTGGCTGTTCTGCTTTTGGTAATGGTATTCTTCAGATTGAGAACCGTTGCAGAACCGTTATTTGATCTGAAATTATTCAAACATGGTTCACTAGTGGTTTCCAATGCTGTTTTCTTTACTTTGGGAGCATTTTTTATCGGGTTTTTATTCCTGATTTCTTTAATGCTTCAGAAAGATATGGGATATAGTGCTGCCTCAGCAGGGTTAATGCTGGTTCCATTCAGTATCCTGTCAGCCTTAACTGCCAAATTTATTCTTCCTCATGTTTCAAAACGATTGAGTTCGTCTCAAATGGGGGTGCTGGGATGGTCTTTTATGCTGGGAGGAGGAGTGATGTTGTTGGTTTCAGTCTATGCAGGTCATCCGCTGACAATGGTTTTATTGGGAGCGGCTTGTATTTCGGGAATAGGGATGACGTTCTGTTTTACTGCGCTTTCTGTAATGGGAATTCAGGATGTTGAGCCTTCTCATTACGGATTGGCATCAAGTTTGAGTTCTACAAGTTACTTCCTGGGAGCTGGGATCGGATTATCATTCATGACTTTAATGAGTCAGGTTTTCCCTTCAGAATTTGCAGTCGGAAGCCTGAATCTTATCGTATTGATTAGTTATGCGCTTTTAGCCCTCGGAATGTTATTCTATTTTATATTGAAGAGCTTAAAAATGAAGCAGACGGAAGTAGCTGTTTCATCATAA
- a CDS encoding Lrp/AsnC family transcriptional regulator, whose protein sequence is MPIENYIPDEKDLSILRLLQKDAKMSVRDISARINLSPTPTHERIKRMEKLGIIKEYTAVVDRKKVNKGMMVICMIALNVHNKKTAGKFIEEVSRLKEVVEFYNISGDFDFMLKILAPNMDEFHEFFINKLSEIEGIGQTKSIFVMSSIKESAQIL, encoded by the coding sequence ATGCCAATAGAAAATTACATTCCTGACGAAAAAGACCTTTCCATCCTGAGACTTCTTCAGAAAGATGCGAAAATGAGTGTCCGTGATATTTCAGCAAGAATTAACCTTAGCCCTACCCCTACCCATGAACGCATTAAGCGTATGGAGAAACTGGGAATCATCAAAGAATATACTGCTGTAGTAGACCGCAAAAAAGTAAATAAAGGAATGATGGTCATCTGTATGATCGCCTTGAATGTTCATAATAAAAAAACTGCTGGAAAATTCATAGAAGAAGTCAGTAGGCTGAAAGAAGTGGTTGAGTTTTATAACATTAGTGGAGATTTTGATTTTATGCTAAAAATCCTAGCTCCTAATATGGATGAATTTCATGAATTCTTTATCAATAAGCTATCGGAAATTGAGGGAATTGGTCAGACTAAAAGTATTTTTGTGATGAGCAGCATTAAAGAAAGCGCTCAAATCCTATAA
- the mnmE gene encoding tRNA uridine-5-carboxymethylaminomethyl(34) synthesis GTPase MnmE gives MNNDTICALATANGIGALGIIRVSGNDVLPIVQKSFPAKKLEKQKSHTIHYGYFMDGEEAIDEIMLSIFLAPKSFTTENSVEIAFHGSPHIGKRILETLIKNGARMAKAGEFTLRAFINGRIDLSQAEAIADVIASENEASRKVAINQLKGGITNEISLLRTDLLNFVSLIELELDFAEEDVEFADRTALSGLLDKIDFKLKSLIESFQYGNAIKNGTAVAIIGKPNAGKSTLLNALLKEERAIVSNIAGTTRDTIEEVLHIKGHAFRLIDTAGLRETVDEIEAIGVKKAKEKVENANILVYLADAATEDFSEDIEMIQSLLREDLKLIICATKIDEVSPAKYETVEDIFRNAISHEFDFIKISAVENQNMQDLKNELSSYVEQLKSEENNVVITNQRHFEALQKSLDAVNKVKEAISFQISTELLAYELRNALEHLGEISGEVTNDEVLGNIFSKFCIGK, from the coding sequence ATGAATAACGATACTATTTGTGCGCTGGCTACGGCTAATGGAATAGGTGCTTTAGGCATTATCAGAGTTTCCGGAAATGATGTTTTACCCATAGTTCAAAAAAGTTTTCCAGCCAAAAAGCTGGAAAAACAGAAATCTCATACGATTCATTACGGATATTTTATGGATGGTGAAGAAGCTATTGATGAAATTATGCTTTCCATTTTCCTGGCACCGAAAAGTTTCACTACAGAAAATTCTGTAGAAATTGCTTTTCACGGTTCACCGCATATTGGAAAACGTATTCTTGAAACTCTTATTAAAAATGGAGCAAGAATGGCAAAAGCCGGAGAATTTACGCTTCGTGCTTTTATCAATGGAAGAATTGACCTTTCTCAGGCAGAAGCAATTGCCGATGTGATTGCCTCTGAAAATGAAGCTTCCAGAAAGGTAGCTATCAATCAATTAAAGGGTGGAATTACCAATGAAATATCGTTATTAAGAACTGATCTTCTGAATTTTGTTTCTCTTATAGAGCTGGAACTGGATTTTGCAGAGGAAGATGTAGAATTTGCTGACAGAACTGCTTTAAGCGGATTATTGGATAAAATCGACTTCAAATTAAAGTCTCTTATCGAAAGTTTTCAATACGGAAATGCTATTAAAAATGGTACTGCTGTTGCGATTATCGGGAAACCTAATGCAGGAAAGTCTACCCTTCTTAATGCTTTACTGAAAGAAGAGAGAGCTATTGTAAGTAATATTGCCGGAACCACGAGAGACACGATTGAAGAGGTTCTTCATATTAAAGGGCATGCTTTCCGTTTGATTGATACTGCCGGCCTGCGTGAAACCGTGGATGAAATTGAAGCGATTGGAGTAAAGAAAGCTAAAGAAAAGGTAGAAAATGCCAATATTCTGGTATATCTAGCTGATGCTGCTACTGAAGATTTCTCTGAGGATATTGAAATGATTCAATCTTTATTAAGAGAAGATCTGAAATTAATTATCTGTGCTACAAAGATAGACGAAGTTAGTCCTGCAAAATATGAAACAGTAGAAGATATTTTCAGAAACGCCATTTCTCACGAGTTTGATTTCATAAAAATCTCTGCTGTGGAAAATCAAAACATGCAGGATCTTAAAAATGAGCTATCTTCTTATGTTGAGCAATTAAAATCGGAAGAAAATAATGTGGTGATCACTAACCAGCGTCATTTCGAAGCTTTACAAAAGTCTTTGGATGCCGTAAACAAGGTAAAAGAAGCTATTTCTTTCCAGATTTCTACAGAATTACTGGCTTATGAATTGAGAAATGCATTGGAGCATCTTGGTGAGATATCAGGTGAGGTAACCAATGATGAAGTGCTTGGAAATATTTTTTCTAAGTTTTGTATTGGAAAATAA
- a CDS encoding tyrosine-type recombinase/integrase: MKISLYKRNIQGGKVSLFVEYYKGSETSADGKRRHIRDFENLKIYIYKSPKTAEEKRHNKETLALAESILAIRQSEYVQGRFDIKNKSKSKRTFLNYFGEMTEEKMKADSSNNYGNWFSAFQHLKKFVSPNLTFDDIDEDFVKRVKNYFENEAKTKSNLDLSQNSKYSYFNKVKAALRSAFDEGYISINYGSKVKSFDQAESQREYLTFSEVKSLAKAYCKYDVLKRAFLFSCLSGLRWSDINTLTWSEVRDEEDGFKVNFRQEKTDGVEYLYISEQARELLGKRGEPKERVFLGLKYGAVFNHEIVRWSVRAGLTKHITFHSARHTNAVLLLENGADIYTVSKRLGHREIRTTAIYAKIVDKKNKEAAELIPKLKLEI; the protein is encoded by the coding sequence ATGAAAATCTCACTATATAAAAGAAATATACAAGGTGGTAAAGTTAGTTTGTTTGTAGAGTACTATAAAGGTTCAGAAACTTCTGCGGACGGAAAAAGAAGACATATAAGGGATTTCGAGAATCTTAAGATTTATATTTACAAGAGCCCCAAAACTGCAGAAGAAAAAAGGCATAACAAAGAAACCCTCGCATTGGCAGAAAGCATTCTAGCAATTAGACAATCGGAATATGTGCAAGGTAGATTTGATATTAAGAATAAATCTAAATCTAAAAGAACATTTTTAAATTACTTTGGTGAAATGACTGAAGAGAAAATGAAAGCAGACAGTTCCAATAATTATGGAAACTGGTTTTCTGCTTTTCAACATCTAAAAAAGTTTGTTTCTCCTAATCTAACTTTTGACGATATAGATGAAGATTTTGTAAAGCGTGTCAAAAACTATTTTGAAAATGAAGCGAAAACTAAAAGCAATTTGGATCTCTCACAAAATTCAAAATATTCCTATTTTAATAAAGTAAAAGCAGCTCTCAGAAGTGCTTTTGATGAAGGGTATATTTCCATTAATTACGGAAGCAAAGTAAAATCGTTTGATCAAGCAGAAAGTCAGCGAGAATACTTAACTTTTAGTGAAGTAAAAAGCCTTGCAAAAGCATATTGCAAATATGATGTGTTAAAAAGGGCATTTTTATTTTCATGCTTAAGTGGATTACGATGGAGTGATATCAATACATTAACTTGGTCTGAAGTGAGAGATGAAGAAGACGGTTTTAAAGTTAATTTTAGACAGGAAAAAACGGACGGTGTTGAGTATTTATATATTTCAGAACAAGCAAGAGAATTACTCGGTAAACGTGGAGAACCAAAAGAAAGAGTTTTTCTTGGATTGAAGTATGGAGCAGTATTTAACCACGAAATTGTTAGATGGAGCGTTCGTGCAGGTTTAACCAAACACATCACTTTTCACAGTGCTCGTCATACCAATGCGGTTCTGTTGCTTGAAAATGGGGCGGATATTTATACCGTTTCAAAACGGTTAGGACATAGAGAAATCAGAACTACGGCAATTTATGCTAAGATTGTAGATAAGAAAAATAAAGAAGCTGCGGAACTCATTCCAAAATTGAAACTTGAAATATAG
- a CDS encoding helix-turn-helix transcriptional regulator, which produces MENEIILQKLSRIEKHIFGLKPILNVEELSDYTGFKKSYIYKLVHSNLIPFSKPNGKVLFFERQKIDEWLLSNSEKSTDEIQAEAIEFAFKKKKA; this is translated from the coding sequence ATGGAAAACGAAATTATTTTACAAAAACTCAGTCGGATAGAAAAGCACATTTTCGGTTTAAAACCAATTCTTAATGTCGAGGAATTGTCAGATTATACTGGATTCAAAAAATCGTATATCTATAAACTCGTACACAGCAATCTTATCCCATTTTCAAAACCGAATGGTAAAGTTCTATTTTTTGAACGCCAAAAGATAGACGAATGGTTATTGTCTAATAGCGAAAAATCCACTGATGAAATCCAAGCTGAAGCAATAGAATTTGCTTTCAAAAAGAAGAAAGCATAA